In one window of Apis mellifera strain DH4 linkage group LG12, Amel_HAv3.1, whole genome shotgun sequence DNA:
- the Per gene encoding period circadian protein (The RefSeq protein has 3 substitutions compared to this genomic sequence), with protein MMEEISTENAKVSDSGYSNTCSNSQSQRSSGSSISRNSNRSESSGYCGRRPSTFGSSNEALPQPISKRKDKEHKKKKSKTILAVNAEADITLKNAGTPPEAVSYNVAVPTKSILEKKPDVTTVELVDATDPGEHNGDTVTDVEAGLASRTNPLDDSISQANEGFCAVISMHDGLVLYTTPSICTALGYLKDAWIGRSFIDYVHPKDKATLADQIKNGIVSPQEERPKGINGRRASLFCGLQKYTRSFAHQSINKEARSNLYLPFHLTLSFRDFRDRTTEQQHKAMFLVVTAQPVHSAYKAPEETIISSVFTTRHNATCYLSHVDPDVVQYFGYLPQDMVGRSLFDFYHPEDLPFIKDIYETVIKLEGASFRSKPYRFGIQNGDYVVLETEWSSFINPWTKKLEFVVGQHRILKGPANPDIFRVSCATEHSQLTNISEEVLKEAKIIQEEIRTLLDESIQRKSDITELDVSKRCKDLASFMGNLLQETRTPGFGKDVLATDERSFSGSRNPLLQEHDSVMLGEISPHHEYYDSKSSTETPPSYNQLNYNENIERFFKSKPPVATMYGSDEEIINSSNDEGGKTSPNSAVRKCMSPINGSGASGSGSAENLSSGSNNQTSSASRENTSNTTSMESFKPPTLTESLLNRHNEDMEKLMMLKHREFRSSIKASDKLKDSRIKTTEKLSTDPNTHFQVNQSHGIKRSGSHSWEGDSFKVSKHEEVSRTSTAGQFPTNVATTVTSMSIDQSTVIQTGANVNLWQPLSVSIPPPPSAQNVPQNTNSQAIPRIPILPMIPVYCVPVPQVNDSTILSPVREKLSSSQPMQPPQQNPYMFLPVSYMSTTMAGVIYPPVIGTPSTGMMYKPFLIPEQTSISHENNQPTMNKCSDRKRPASQATSVKAEPGSIMAMSESSKKVLSPGELLSSCVSNDGGCSSLVDVSTPVNKKVYKQNDYIVDESSSSSFYSSFLYKSSESSCNPDQKPTEYLLEDSMKQQYGKRRKEPPWLEGVHVTPELIYEYQIHPKTLNEVLQADMNALKNFNQPLLVNDQLGQLYLDLEVEGFETKLVLEDGITSSGSDSGSSNGSWTAGTVSQQKQKRRMVKYGKLVMIHEENAPLPPALPPQVVSCQQL; from the exons ATGATGGAAGAGATATCCACTGAAAATGCTAAGGTGTCGGATTCCGGATATTCTAATACTTGTAGTAACAGTCAATCGCAACGGAG tAGTGGCAGCTCGATTTCGAGAAACAGCAACCGCTCTGAAAGTAGTGGTTATTGCGGTAGGCGTCCTTCAACATTTGGATCCAG CAATGAAGCCCTACCACAGCCAATCAGCAAAAGAAAGGATAAAGAacataagaagaagaagtcgaAGACGATTTTGGCTGTTAACGCCGAGGCAGATATTACCCTGAAAAATGCCGGCACACCGCCAGAAGCCGTGTCTTATAACGTCGCCGTCCCAACGAAATCTATACTTGAAAAGAAACCAG ATGTAACCACTGTAGAATTGGTGGATGCAACGGATCCCGGCGAGCACAACGGCGATACAGTGACAGATGTGGAAGCAGGGCTTGCTTCTCGTACGAATCCCCTGGATGATTCCATCTCTCAAGCCAAT GAGGGGTTTTGCGCGGTGATTTCAATGCACGACGGCCTCGTATTGTATACGACTCCCTCGATATGCACAGCTCTAGGATATCTCAAGGATGCATGGATTGGCCGTTCTTTCATCGATTACGTCCATCCCAAGGATAAGGCCACACTGGCTGATCAGATTAAAAACGGAATAGTCTCGCCTCAAGAAGAAAGACCGAAAG GTATTAATGGGAGAAGAGCAAGTCTGTTTTGCGGATTACGGAAGTACACAAGATCTTTCGCTCATCAATCGATCAACAAAGAGGCAAGATCGAATTTGTATCTCCCGTTCCACTTGACATTGTCGTTCAGAGATTTTCGAGATCGTACGACTGAACAGCAACACAAAGCAATGTTCCTGGTGGTTACTGCTCAACCTGTTCACTCTGCATATAAAG CGCCAGAAGAAACAATAATATCTTCGGTATTCACCACCCGCCACAACGCAACGTGCTATTTATCCCATGTTGATCCCGACGTAGTCCAATACTTTGGCTATCTACCTCAGGATATGGTTGGCCGTTCGCTGTTTGACTTCTATCATCCCGAGGATCTGCCTTTCATCAAAGACATCTATGAGACT GTTATCAAGCTCGAAGGTGCCTCGTTCAGATCGAAACCCTACAGGTTCGGGATACAGAACGGAGACTACGTCGTCCTCGAAACAGAATGGTCGTCCTTTATCAATCCATGGACGAAAAAACTAGAATTTGTCGTAGGTCAACACAGGATATTGAAAGGGCCAGCGAATCCTGACATCTTTCGCGTATCGTGTGCAACTGAGCACAGCCAATTAACCAACATTAGCGAGGAAGTGTTGAAGGAGGCCAAGATTATTCAAGAAGAGATACGTACACTTCTCGACGAG AGCATCCAAAGAAAGTCAGATATTACCGAGCTCGACGTGTCAAAGAGATGCAAGGACCTCGCGTCCTTCATGGAAAATCTGCTCCAGGAGACGAGAACACCCGGTTTTGGCAAAGATGTGCTTGCTACCGACGAAAGGAGTTTTTCG GGATCACGCAATCCCTTGTTACAGGAGCACGACAGCGTGATGCTTGGTGAGATTTCCCCCCATCATGAGTACTACGACAGCAAATCATCAACCGAGACACCGCCAAGTTACAATCAGCTCAATTACaacgaaaatattgaaagattcTTTAAGAGCAAACCACCGGTTGCCACTATGTACGGCAGCGATGAAGAGATTATTAATTCCAGCAATGACGAGGGTGGAAAAACAAGTCCGAATTCAGCGG tCAGGAAATGCATGTCACCGATAAACGGAAGCGGCGCAAGCGGCAGCGGTAGTGCAGAAAATCTTAGCAGTGGTTCGAATAATCAAACAAGTTCGGCAAGTAGAGAGAACACTTCAAATACGACTAGCATGGAAAGTTTCAAACCTCCAACGTTGACGGAGTCGTTGCTCAACCGTCACAACGAGGATATGGAAAAGTTAATGATGCTGAAGCATCGAGAATTTCGTTCTAGTATTAAGGCAAGTGATAAACTAAAAGATTCTCGAATAAAGACAACTGAGAAACTGTCGACGGACCCAAATACTCATTTTCAAGTCAACCAAAGTCATGGCATTAAAAGGAGTGGGAGTCATAGTTGGGAAGGAGACAGTTTTAAA gTTTCAAAACATGAAGAAGTGTCAAGGACAAGTACCGCAGGCCAATTCCCTACTAATGTTGCAACAACGGTTACAAGCATGAGCATCGATCAATCTACTGTAATTCAAACAGGTGCTAATGTCAATTTATGGCAGCCTTTATCAGTTTCTATTCCACCTCCTCCATCTGCTCAAAATGTACCACAAAA cACAAATTCACAAGCAATACCTAGAATACCAATACTGCCAATGATACCAGTATATTGTGTCCCCGTTCCACAAGTAAACGATTCTACAATTTTATCTCCTGTACGGGAAAAACTTAGCTCATCTCAACCAATGCAACCCCCTCAACAAAATCCTTAta tgTTCTTACCAGTTTCATATATGTCGACAACAATGGCTGGTGTCATTTATCCTCCAGTAATAGGTACTCCATCAACGGGCATGATGTACAAACCATTTTTAATTCCTGAACAAACATCAATTTCGCATGAAAATAATCAACCTACAATGAATAAATGCTCTGATCGAAAACGACCAGCTAGTCAAGCAACAAGTGTAAAGGCGGAGCCGGGTAGCATTATGGCTATGTCTGAATCttcaaaaaaa GTATTATCACCGGGTGAATTGTTATCTTCTTGTGTAAGTAATGATGGAGGTTGCTCGAGCTTAGTGGACGTATCAACTCCAGTGAATAAAAAAGTCTATAAACAGAATGATTATATTGTGGACGAATCGAGCTCGTCGAGCTTTTATAGCAGTTTTCTATACAAAAGCAGTGAAAGCAGTTGTAATCCAGACCAAAAACCAACAGAATATTTACTGgag gaTAGTATGAAACAACAATACGGTAAACGAAGGAAAGAGCCACCATGGCTTGAAGGCGTTCATGTAACTCCAGAATTAATATACGAATATCAAATACATCCTAAAACTCTGAACGAAGTACTTCAAGCTGATATGAATgccttaaaaaattttaatcaaccaTTATTGGTAAATGATCAATTGGGTCAACTTTACTTAGATTTAGAAGTCGAAGGTTTCGAAACAAAACTTGTTCTTGAAGATGGAATCACTTCTAGTGGCAGTGATAGTGGTAGCAGCAATGGAAGTTGGACGGCTGGCACAGTATCAcag caaaaacaaaaaaggagAATGGTGAAGTACGGTAAACTTGTAATGATTCACGAAGAAAATGCGCCATTGCCACCGGCATTACCATCTCAAGTTGTATCTTGCCAGCAATTATAG
- the Per gene encoding period circadian protein isoform X5 — protein MMEEISTENAKVSDSGYSNTCSNSQSQRSSGSSISRNSNRSESSGYCGRRPSTFGSSNEALPQPISKRKDKEHKKKKSKTILAVNAEADITLKNAGTPPEAVSYNVAVPTKSILEKKPELVDATDPGEHNGDTVTDVEAGLASRTNPLDDSISQANEGFCAVISMHDGLVLYTTPSICTALGYLKDAWIGRSFIDYVHPKDKATLADQIKNGIVSPQEERPKGINGRRASLFCGLRKYTRSFAHQSINKEARSNLYLPFHLTLSFRDFRDRTTEQQHKAMFLVVTAQPVHSAYKAPEETIISSVFTTRHNATCYLSHVDPDVVQYFGYLPQDMVGRSLFDFYHPEDLPFIKDIYETVIKLEGASFRSKPYRFGIQNGDYVVLETEWSSFINPWTKKLEFVVGQHRILKGPANPDIFRVSCATEHSQLTNISEEVLKEAKIIQEEIRTLLDESIQRKSDITELDVSKRCKDLASFMENLLQETRTPGFGKDVLATDERSFSEHDSVMLGEISPHHEYYDSKSSTETPPSYNQLNYNENIERFFKSKPPVATMYGSDEEIINSSNDEGGKTSPNSAVRKCMSPINGSGASGSGSAENLSSGSNNQTSSASRENTSNTTSMESFKPPTLTESLLNRHNEDMEKLMMLKHREFRSSIKASDKLKDSRIKTTEKLSTDPNTHFQVNQSHGIKRSGSHSWEGDSFKVSKHEEVSRTSTAGQFPTNVATTVTSMSIDQSTVIQTGANVNLWQPLSVSIPPPPSAQNVPQNTNSQAIPRIPILPMIPVYCVPVPQVNDSTILSPVREKLSSSQPMQPPQQNPYMFLPVSYMSTTMAGVIYPPVIGTPSTGMMYKPFLIPEQTSISHENNQPTMNKCSDRKRPASQATSVKAEPGSIMAMSESSKKVLSPGELLSSCVSNDGGCSSLVDVSTPVNKKVYKQNDYIVDESSSSSFYSSFLYKSSESSCNPDQKPTEYLLEDSMKQQYGKRRKEPPWLEGVHVTPELIYEYQIHPKTLNEVLQADMNALKNFNQPLLVNDQLGQLYLDLEVEGFETKLVLEDGITSSGSDSGSSNGSWTAGTVSQQKQKRRMVKYGKLVMIHEENAPLPPALPSQVVSCQQL, from the exons ATGATGGAAGAGATATCCACTGAAAATGCTAAGGTGTCGGATTCCGGATATTCTAATACTTGTAGTAACAGTCAATCGCAACGGAG tAGTGGCAGCTCGATTTCGAGAAACAGCAACCGCTCTGAAAGTAGTGGTTATTGCGGTAGGCGTCCTTCAACATTTGGATCCAG CAATGAAGCCCTACCACAGCCAATCAGCAAAAGAAAGGATAAAGAacataagaagaagaagtcgaAGACGATTTTGGCTGTTAACGCCGAGGCAGATATTACCCTGAAAAATGCCGGCACACCGCCAGAAGCCGTGTCTTATAACGTCGCCGTCCCAACGAAATCTATACTTGAAAAGAAACCAG AATTGGTGGATGCAACGGATCCCGGCGAGCACAACGGCGATACAGTGACAGATGTGGAAGCAGGGCTTGCTTCTCGTACGAATCCCCTGGATGATTCCATCTCTCAAGCCAAT GAGGGGTTTTGCGCGGTGATTTCAATGCACGACGGCCTCGTATTGTATACGACTCCCTCGATATGCACAGCTCTAGGATATCTCAAGGATGCATGGATTGGCCGTTCTTTCATCGATTACGTCCATCCCAAGGATAAGGCCACACTGGCTGATCAGATTAAAAACGGAATAGTCTCGCCTCAAGAAGAAAGACCGAAAG GTATTAATGGGAGAAGAGCAAGTCTGTTTTGCGGATTACGGAAGTACACAAGATCTTTCGCTCATCAATCGATCAACAAAGAGGCAAGATCGAATTTGTATCTCCCGTTCCACTTGACATTGTCGTTCAGAGATTTTCGAGATCGTACGACTGAACAGCAACACAAAGCAATGTTCCTGGTGGTTACTGCTCAACCTGTTCACTCTGCATATAAAG CGCCAGAAGAAACAATAATATCTTCGGTATTCACCACCCGCCACAACGCAACGTGCTATTTATCCCATGTTGATCCCGACGTAGTCCAATACTTTGGCTATCTACCTCAGGATATGGTTGGCCGTTCGCTGTTTGACTTCTATCATCCCGAGGATCTGCCTTTCATCAAAGACATCTATGAGACT GTTATCAAGCTCGAAGGTGCCTCGTTCAGATCGAAACCCTACAGGTTCGGGATACAGAACGGAGACTACGTCGTCCTCGAAACAGAATGGTCGTCCTTTATCAATCCATGGACGAAAAAACTAGAATTTGTCGTAGGTCAACACAGGATATTGAAAGGGCCAGCGAATCCTGACATCTTTCGCGTATCGTGTGCAACTGAGCACAGCCAATTAACCAACATTAGCGAGGAAGTGTTGAAGGAGGCCAAGATTATTCAAGAAGAGATACGTACACTTCTCGACGAG AGCATCCAAAGAAAGTCAGATATTACCGAGCTCGACGTGTCAAAGAGATGCAAGGACCTCGCGTCCTTCATGGAAAATCTGCTCCAGGAGACGAGAACACCCGGTTTTGGCAAAGATGTGCTTGCTACCGACGAAAGGAGTTTTTCG GAGCACGACAGCGTGATGCTTGGTGAGATTTCCCCCCATCATGAGTACTACGACAGCAAATCATCAACCGAGACACCGCCAAGTTACAATCAGCTCAATTACaacgaaaatattgaaagattcTTTAAGAGCAAACCACCGGTTGCCACTATGTACGGCAGCGATGAAGAGATTATTAATTCCAGCAATGACGAGGGTGGAAAAACAAGTCCGAATTCAGCGG tCAGGAAATGCATGTCACCGATAAACGGAAGCGGCGCAAGCGGCAGCGGTAGTGCAGAAAATCTTAGCAGTGGTTCGAATAATCAAACAAGTTCGGCAAGTAGAGAGAACACTTCAAATACGACTAGCATGGAAAGTTTCAAACCTCCAACGTTGACGGAGTCGTTGCTCAACCGTCACAACGAGGATATGGAAAAGTTAATGATGCTGAAGCATCGAGAATTTCGTTCTAGTATTAAGGCAAGTGATAAACTAAAAGATTCTCGAATAAAGACAACTGAGAAACTGTCGACGGACCCAAATACTCATTTTCAAGTCAACCAAAGTCATGGCATTAAAAGGAGTGGGAGTCATAGTTGGGAAGGAGACAGTTTTAAA gTTTCAAAACATGAAGAAGTGTCAAGGACAAGTACCGCAGGCCAATTCCCTACTAATGTTGCAACAACGGTTACAAGCATGAGCATCGATCAATCTACTGTAATTCAAACAGGTGCTAATGTCAATTTATGGCAGCCTTTATCAGTTTCTATTCCACCTCCTCCATCTGCTCAAAATGTACCACAAAA cACAAATTCACAAGCAATACCTAGAATACCAATACTGCCAATGATACCAGTATATTGTGTCCCCGTTCCACAAGTAAACGATTCTACAATTTTATCTCCTGTACGGGAAAAACTTAGCTCATCTCAACCAATGCAACCCCCTCAACAAAATCCTTAta tgTTCTTACCAGTTTCATATATGTCGACAACAATGGCTGGTGTCATTTATCCTCCAGTAATAGGTACTCCATCAACGGGCATGATGTACAAACCATTTTTAATTCCTGAACAAACATCAATTTCGCATGAAAATAATCAACCTACAATGAATAAATGCTCTGATCGAAAACGACCAGCTAGTCAAGCAACAAGTGTAAAGGCGGAGCCGGGTAGCATTATGGCTATGTCTGAATCttcaaaaaaa GTATTATCACCGGGTGAATTGTTATCTTCTTGTGTAAGTAATGATGGAGGTTGCTCGAGCTTAGTGGACGTATCAACTCCAGTGAATAAAAAAGTCTATAAACAGAATGATTATATTGTGGACGAATCGAGCTCGTCGAGCTTTTATAGCAGTTTTCTATACAAAAGCAGTGAAAGCAGTTGTAATCCAGACCAAAAACCAACAGAATATTTACTGgag gaTAGTATGAAACAACAATACGGTAAACGAAGGAAAGAGCCACCATGGCTTGAAGGCGTTCATGTAACTCCAGAATTAATATACGAATATCAAATACATCCTAAAACTCTGAACGAAGTACTTCAAGCTGATATGAATgccttaaaaaattttaatcaaccaTTATTGGTAAATGATCAATTGGGTCAACTTTACTTAGATTTAGAAGTCGAAGGTTTCGAAACAAAACTTGTTCTTGAAGATGGAATCACTTCTAGTGGCAGTGATAGTGGTAGCAGCAATGGAAGTTGGACGGCTGGCACAGTATCAcag caaaaacaaaaaaggagAATGGTGAAGTACGGTAAACTTGTAATGATTCACGAAGAAAATGCGCCATTGCCACCGGCATTACCATCTCAAGTTGTATCTTGCCAGCAATTATAG
- the Per gene encoding period circadian protein isoform X2 produces the protein MMEEISTENAKVSDSGYSNTCSNSQSQRSSGSSISRNSNRSESSGYCGRRPSTFGSSNEALPQPISKRKDKEHKKKKSKTILAVNAEADITLKNAGTPPEAVSYNVAVPTKSILEKKPELVDATDPGEHNGDTVTDVEAGLASRTNPLDDSISQANEGFCAVISMHDGLVLYTTPSICTALGYLKDAWIGRSFIDYVHPKDKATLADQIKNGIVSPQEERPKGINGRRASLFCGLRKYTRSFAHQSINKEARSNLYLPFHLTLSFRDFRDRTTEQQHKAMFLVVTAQPVHSAYKAPEETIISSVFTTRHNATCYLSHVDPDVVQYFGYLPQDMVGRSLFDFYHPEDLPFIKDIYETVIKLEGASFRSKPYRFGIQNGDYVVLETEWSSFINPWTKKLEFVVGQHRILKGPANPDIFRVSCATEHSQLTNISEEVLKEAKIIQEEIRTLLDESIQRKSDITELDVSKRCKDLASFMENLLQETRTPGFGKDVLATDERSFSGSRNPLLQEHDSVMLGEISPHHEYYDSKSSTETPPSYNQLNYNENIERFFKSKPPVATMYGSDEEIINSSNDEGGKTSPNSAVRKCMSPINGSGASGSGSAENLSSGSNNQTSSASRENTSNTTSMESFKPPTLTESLLNRHNEDMEKLMMLKHREFRSSIKASDKLKDSRIKTTEKLSTDPNTHFQVNQSHGIKRSGSHSWEGDSFKVSKHEEVSRTSTAGQFPTNVATTVTSMSIDQSTVIQTGANVNLWQPLSVSIPPPPSAQNVPQNTNSQAIPRIPILPMIPVYCVPVPQVNDSTILSPVREKLSSSQPMQPPQQNPYMFLPVSYMSTTMAGVIYPPVIGTPSTGMMYKPFLIPEQTSISHENNQPTMNKCSDRKRPASQATSVKAEPGSIMAMSESSKKVLSPGELLSSCVSNDGGCSSLVDVSTPVNKKVYKQNDYIVDESSSSSFYSSFLYKSSESSCNPDQKPTEYLLEDSMKQQYGKRRKEPPWLEGVHVTPELIYEYQIHPKTLNEVLQADMNALKNFNQPLLVNDQLGQLYLDLEVEGFETKLVLEDGITSSGSDSGSSNGSWTAGTVSQQKQKRRMVKYGKLVMIHEENAPLPPALPSQVVSCQQL, from the exons ATGATGGAAGAGATATCCACTGAAAATGCTAAGGTGTCGGATTCCGGATATTCTAATACTTGTAGTAACAGTCAATCGCAACGGAG tAGTGGCAGCTCGATTTCGAGAAACAGCAACCGCTCTGAAAGTAGTGGTTATTGCGGTAGGCGTCCTTCAACATTTGGATCCAG CAATGAAGCCCTACCACAGCCAATCAGCAAAAGAAAGGATAAAGAacataagaagaagaagtcgaAGACGATTTTGGCTGTTAACGCCGAGGCAGATATTACCCTGAAAAATGCCGGCACACCGCCAGAAGCCGTGTCTTATAACGTCGCCGTCCCAACGAAATCTATACTTGAAAAGAAACCAG AATTGGTGGATGCAACGGATCCCGGCGAGCACAACGGCGATACAGTGACAGATGTGGAAGCAGGGCTTGCTTCTCGTACGAATCCCCTGGATGATTCCATCTCTCAAGCCAAT GAGGGGTTTTGCGCGGTGATTTCAATGCACGACGGCCTCGTATTGTATACGACTCCCTCGATATGCACAGCTCTAGGATATCTCAAGGATGCATGGATTGGCCGTTCTTTCATCGATTACGTCCATCCCAAGGATAAGGCCACACTGGCTGATCAGATTAAAAACGGAATAGTCTCGCCTCAAGAAGAAAGACCGAAAG GTATTAATGGGAGAAGAGCAAGTCTGTTTTGCGGATTACGGAAGTACACAAGATCTTTCGCTCATCAATCGATCAACAAAGAGGCAAGATCGAATTTGTATCTCCCGTTCCACTTGACATTGTCGTTCAGAGATTTTCGAGATCGTACGACTGAACAGCAACACAAAGCAATGTTCCTGGTGGTTACTGCTCAACCTGTTCACTCTGCATATAAAG CGCCAGAAGAAACAATAATATCTTCGGTATTCACCACCCGCCACAACGCAACGTGCTATTTATCCCATGTTGATCCCGACGTAGTCCAATACTTTGGCTATCTACCTCAGGATATGGTTGGCCGTTCGCTGTTTGACTTCTATCATCCCGAGGATCTGCCTTTCATCAAAGACATCTATGAGACT GTTATCAAGCTCGAAGGTGCCTCGTTCAGATCGAAACCCTACAGGTTCGGGATACAGAACGGAGACTACGTCGTCCTCGAAACAGAATGGTCGTCCTTTATCAATCCATGGACGAAAAAACTAGAATTTGTCGTAGGTCAACACAGGATATTGAAAGGGCCAGCGAATCCTGACATCTTTCGCGTATCGTGTGCAACTGAGCACAGCCAATTAACCAACATTAGCGAGGAAGTGTTGAAGGAGGCCAAGATTATTCAAGAAGAGATACGTACACTTCTCGACGAG AGCATCCAAAGAAAGTCAGATATTACCGAGCTCGACGTGTCAAAGAGATGCAAGGACCTCGCGTCCTTCATGGAAAATCTGCTCCAGGAGACGAGAACACCCGGTTTTGGCAAAGATGTGCTTGCTACCGACGAAAGGAGTTTTTCG GGATCACGCAATCCCTTGTTACAGGAGCACGACAGCGTGATGCTTGGTGAGATTTCCCCCCATCATGAGTACTACGACAGCAAATCATCAACCGAGACACCGCCAAGTTACAATCAGCTCAATTACaacgaaaatattgaaagattcTTTAAGAGCAAACCACCGGTTGCCACTATGTACGGCAGCGATGAAGAGATTATTAATTCCAGCAATGACGAGGGTGGAAAAACAAGTCCGAATTCAGCGG tCAGGAAATGCATGTCACCGATAAACGGAAGCGGCGCAAGCGGCAGCGGTAGTGCAGAAAATCTTAGCAGTGGTTCGAATAATCAAACAAGTTCGGCAAGTAGAGAGAACACTTCAAATACGACTAGCATGGAAAGTTTCAAACCTCCAACGTTGACGGAGTCGTTGCTCAACCGTCACAACGAGGATATGGAAAAGTTAATGATGCTGAAGCATCGAGAATTTCGTTCTAGTATTAAGGCAAGTGATAAACTAAAAGATTCTCGAATAAAGACAACTGAGAAACTGTCGACGGACCCAAATACTCATTTTCAAGTCAACCAAAGTCATGGCATTAAAAGGAGTGGGAGTCATAGTTGGGAAGGAGACAGTTTTAAA gTTTCAAAACATGAAGAAGTGTCAAGGACAAGTACCGCAGGCCAATTCCCTACTAATGTTGCAACAACGGTTACAAGCATGAGCATCGATCAATCTACTGTAATTCAAACAGGTGCTAATGTCAATTTATGGCAGCCTTTATCAGTTTCTATTCCACCTCCTCCATCTGCTCAAAATGTACCACAAAA cACAAATTCACAAGCAATACCTAGAATACCAATACTGCCAATGATACCAGTATATTGTGTCCCCGTTCCACAAGTAAACGATTCTACAATTTTATCTCCTGTACGGGAAAAACTTAGCTCATCTCAACCAATGCAACCCCCTCAACAAAATCCTTAta tgTTCTTACCAGTTTCATATATGTCGACAACAATGGCTGGTGTCATTTATCCTCCAGTAATAGGTACTCCATCAACGGGCATGATGTACAAACCATTTTTAATTCCTGAACAAACATCAATTTCGCATGAAAATAATCAACCTACAATGAATAAATGCTCTGATCGAAAACGACCAGCTAGTCAAGCAACAAGTGTAAAGGCGGAGCCGGGTAGCATTATGGCTATGTCTGAATCttcaaaaaaa GTATTATCACCGGGTGAATTGTTATCTTCTTGTGTAAGTAATGATGGAGGTTGCTCGAGCTTAGTGGACGTATCAACTCCAGTGAATAAAAAAGTCTATAAACAGAATGATTATATTGTGGACGAATCGAGCTCGTCGAGCTTTTATAGCAGTTTTCTATACAAAAGCAGTGAAAGCAGTTGTAATCCAGACCAAAAACCAACAGAATATTTACTGgag gaTAGTATGAAACAACAATACGGTAAACGAAGGAAAGAGCCACCATGGCTTGAAGGCGTTCATGTAACTCCAGAATTAATATACGAATATCAAATACATCCTAAAACTCTGAACGAAGTACTTCAAGCTGATATGAATgccttaaaaaattttaatcaaccaTTATTGGTAAATGATCAATTGGGTCAACTTTACTTAGATTTAGAAGTCGAAGGTTTCGAAACAAAACTTGTTCTTGAAGATGGAATCACTTCTAGTGGCAGTGATAGTGGTAGCAGCAATGGAAGTTGGACGGCTGGCACAGTATCAcag caaaaacaaaaaaggagAATGGTGAAGTACGGTAAACTTGTAATGATTCACGAAGAAAATGCGCCATTGCCACCGGCATTACCATCTCAAGTTGTATCTTGCCAGCAATTATAG